AGCAGAGATTCGAAGGTCATGTAAATGGTtcgatatttaatatttaattaaataaaatagagtattATTGCACATAAAATCTAGATTCAAAATCTTCGTTTTTATATCACGTAAAATCATtattcatctaaaaaatttaaactaatgaaaaaaaaatgtaattatttatatttatattttatcctCGCATCAAACATTTAATAATATCATGTATAATAGATTAAAGGCTAATTATACTTTGTCCTATTAAACTTTTATTCAATTCACAATAtacttctaaaattattaattatatcaaagtgTACTCTCGAACTTTCATTCTGTCTACAACATCATTAAATTTAACGAAAATTTACTGTAAATATGTAATATACATTGTCTTTCCTCAGTCCAATATGATCATCCATTTcaaaaagaatgaagaagaatttCAGTAGTCCTTGATCATGAAAGTTGTAACTTTTAAACTGCACAAGAAACAAAACGATCCCACAGCTAGGATCACCTTGGCAAGCAAGCCAACCCCAAAAAAAGCATAGATTCAAAGGTCACTACTTACCTTAACAAAAACACCCAAtgctcatctttttctttcactcCGATCTTCTAGCTGTACGCAAATACCATTATAAGGTGCTCAAATATCTCAGCAGCTTGTTGCAGCTGAAGCCATGGCCGCCTTACTCAAACTTAGCCTCCCCATAATTATTTTGCTCATTCTTCATGGCATGCCGTTTCTTTCTTATTCAGATGGTTGCGGTGGTTAGTTTATGGCACttagttaatttttattataagaaaactgGTTATTTTTAGTCAATTATTTCTTGCGAAAATGACTAATTCCTGtctaaaatagtatttttttttcgtaaataatccgtcacaaatacttttttttttttttttgtttataaaaaaaattccagtaTATCATGTCTTATgtcttaatataatttattgatcTTAGCAATACAATCTTTATAACACATTGTGTAATAAATCGTTAAAATTTAGTAACTGAGGATATTCATGCCATAGCTAGTTTATTTTAATGATCTTATTTAGttttatgagttttgaatattAGTAGCTAGGGAAACTAGTCATAATTGcagtttttatttataattaattaacaatatcGGACGGCCTAcagatgataaagaagaaaaacagcTCTTCAAAGACATCAACAGCTACAGGGAGTCGGTACTATATCTCCCCGTGTTCATTCCGAACGCCAAGGCAGCTTGCCTTGCTGACAAAATCGCAGACCAGTTAAAAAAAGACAAACCTTGCCTTGACGCCCATTCCTACAGATACACTCCGGACAACAACCGTCGCCTGAACAGTACTTTCAAAGACTTCGACAAGCTCCTGAGCCGCTGTCACATCAATGTCAACACCACTGCAGATGGTGCCATTTTGCCTGTTTGTGTCGCCAAATTAGACGAGACTACTGTGCTTAACAACTACAGAAATTCTCAGTATGGAAGATATCTTAAAGACTCCAACTTCACTCATGCTGGGATTGGCTCCGACGATGACTGGATTGTCGTGATTTTGAGCACTAACACGTCGACGGGAAGCTTTTCCGGTGCTCCAATATCTTTGGCTCCAAGTTTTCTCGGCATGGTAATTGCTTCGTTATTCAGCTGCTTGCTTCTCATCAATATCGTGTTTGTCTGAGAGCTGAAGCTGCGTGCATGCATGCCCAAGTATACTGAACTGTAGAGTGAATATAAGTGTACGTATTGAGTTCTCCTGTCAGGAACTGTAGAGTGAATAAGTGTACGTCTTTTTGTAATTTGCCTGCATCATGTGTTGGTTACGTTACATTGTATAAACAAGGTGACAACGATCACATTGGCTTATGTGTTGGCCAactctatcttttaattcttgtttacatgtaaatgaattaattaaatttatattttgccatctatttaaattttttaaaatgatagcCTTACATGATATCCATATCATGTTGTATATATGCTGGTGTGGGTGGGTGCGTGGCTCTAAAGCAACCTGGCCAACACATGACACCAAGTTAtgtatagaaatgatatttacaataatCAAATACGTAAGCACTgtacacttattttaaaaaagttgaataaataaaatactcatatgaaaaatttaatgTTTTGATAGTGGACTacactcttttataaaataaatgacaaCATTTGCATAATcataattgtatctagcattacttttCAACTTAGCTCAATACctataatacttatacttatttattatttttatattataaaaggaAACCATAATTCTAATAATATGATAGAAGGCAATTAAACCCCTATTAATATAAATCTTAGTATAAACATGTatcaatctaattttttcttacaaattaaatatttttcagtaaATAGCAGGAATAATATGTTCTTCACACCgacttgtaaataataattttttaaatataatttttactgtgatgaatagaaaattttatatatgatattttgaaaaaaaaatatttagaattaaataacaaattgtctaaaaaaatcatgtataagttcaagtttatttaaaaaacaaacgagcatcgtccaaaaaaaacaaaaattctacttgAAATTACCCATGTATCCTTATATTGTAATACAACGATTTATTAAATCACTCAATAAATTGATTagtaatcaataataaaataatttgataaaaaattaaatacataaactaaataaaatgtGTAACACTAAACTTAGTTACGAAAGGAAGCCCTTTAAAGAACTCATCAAAGGTAAAATTCTACGAGGAAGCCAAATccaaaaaagtcaattttattatttgaaaatcagttaCAAATAATTGACTCTCTTATTTGACTCGACAAACAACTTGTTTGCCACAACCACAGTAGCAGCCAGAAACCTCTGACAGTCTTCAAACTATTGACTTCTCTCATGGAATTCCAATGACTCAACTCGATCAATCAAACTTTAACATGAAGTAAGCATGCACTCCAAAATCTCTAAGGCCGAAATCTTTACAGATCCTAACCAGTAGGATCTTTTAAATAAACAAGCTGATAGGAATTTGACTCGTAGTAGAAATCTACTGAATGAACAAATCTGATAGGAGTTTGAGTCATAGTCACTATTTTAAATAtcataccgtaccggccggtacgatcAATATATGCTATATCGGCCACTGATCCGGTacaggtattatatatatttcgtaccggcctatattttgaCTTGTACCGACTTGTATTTCAGCCCGTACCAACCGATATTTcggcttttaattttttttttcatttttttaaactacaagctcatttttttaccATCAATTCAGACtaagctatttataatttatatatgtatttatatataatttattcatatatacattattattttgaaatataatttattcatatatcgactattccgaaacAGTACACGAAACTGTATCGGTATCGAAATATATTCGTTCCAGTGCTTTGAccggtacgatattcaaaactttggtcaTGGTAATACTTTGTTGACGGATTTTGCTAGCACTTGATGCTTATCTTCTCAGTATTGACAGTTTCACATTCAAActcatatttgaataatatctATCTCTTGGAACTTGACTTCTATATTTTTGACTTATTTAAAACACTTCCTTACAACCtctagataaaatcaaaatagtCATAGATAAAGTGATCAAAgtgttttacattcatccaaattacaaaaccaaATATAAGATAAACTATATCACCTTATTCACTTAGtcatatccaaacttatcaacttaatCATATAGTCCTAACTAAAATTTTGCATCTAGACTACTCATCATTTCTATAtcatacaccacacatgattttttatttttttattttttcttagtaaGTATGTGATATATCGATGAttagtagaaaaatttaattaatttagcaggaataaaaaaaataaaaacattagaaaaaataaaaataaatataatatgtggtGTGTGAGATGATAAGtgtcaaatataaaattaaaataaattaaaaaaaaatacgggtGTTGCTCCTACAGCTGGGTTGGGTCCCGACTCCCGTCCGCGTCGGAATCCATCCATCGCGCTCTTCTAACATGGACCATATGCGCACCGTTTCGCACCAAAACCCCAAAACTGACGGAGAGAGATAGAGGCGGCCTCAGCTATGGcggacgacgacgacgacgagaGCTTCGGGGACTTTCATTTTGCATCTTTCCCGAACCCCGCCGCCCATTTTGCTTCGACCATAGTCAAAGGCACAAATGCTTCCACTTCTTCATCACCATCCCCCTTTTCATGGGGCGAATTCATCACTACCCCCAAACACGAGCTTCCCAGTGGTGCCACCCATCCCATATACCCTCCCAACAACAATAGCTTCTCTAAAACCGATCCCCGTGAACCGGATCGGATCGAGCCGGGGACGGCCCAGTGGGTGAAGCCAACGGGAGTTCTGCCGTTGTCAATATTTGGGGAATTTGAAGAGGAATTGACAGAGGAGAGGGGATTCGGTGCGAGCGTTATCGTTAACAACAAAAAAAGCGATTCTGGGAGAGAAGGATCCAATTCCAGCGTTAatgatttgattacaaatctgtATAGTCAGAATCAGCAAATCAAGACCCAGAAAGGGTCGAGTTTGAACTCAAATGAATCGGATTTTAGTACGAATGGGTCGAATTTAAGTATAAACCGGTTGGACTCAAATTCTAATGGGTTGGGTTCGGATTTGGCGGACGGGAATGATGGACTTGATGAtgacaatgatgatgatgggtgGGAATTCAAGGTTGCGGAGCCAGAAGCTCAGATCGGAAATGGAGATTCTAAGGTGAAGGAGCATTTCTTAAACTTTTATAGTTTCTTTGTTTGGTCTCCAAGTAATTAAACTATTAAAAACTCTGCAAAGAGTTAAAAGTAGTGAATTGACATGTAAACACGGCATTTGGGAAGCTATGTTGttgatttagaattttaaaCTAGCCACAATTGAGTAGAGGTTTTTGTTTCCTTAGCCCCCAAATAGTTTACATTCTCGAAATTGAAATTCTGATTCTTATTACAATTAATCCGGGCGGGTATTGTTTAATTTATGGGTATTTGTACGTCGATAGTGTGTATCATACGAACGAATTTTCCTTGGGAATTTAAAGCAATGAGCTTTCTTTAAGCTACTTAAATTGGCAGTAATGTTTATTGCGGACTTGCTATAGTTTGTTCTATCATGCCGTTGGACATGTAGAAACATATGCGCTTGATGGGGATTGCATTTACTCTAACTCAAAGATTTTCTTGTGTAAAGGTTGAACCGAAAGTACAGGAAAGTGCGGAGGGAGCCAGAACATTTGGGTTTAGCAATGGTGTACATGATCCTGGTGATTTGTTTGTGGTTTCAAATGGAACTTCCAACAGCAGTGGTGAATGgggttttgggtttgattttaacTCAAGCCATTTGACTAAACAAGATGGTTTTATCACGGGTTTATTGTCCCAAAGCAAGGTCAATGATACTGCAAGTGGGATGACTTCATCGGAACCTAATAAAAAAGTTGATTCTGTTGAGAATTTTTGGGAATTTCAGGATGCATTTCCAGAAACTGGATCAAAGTATAAGTTGGTGAGTCAGTTTGATTTGGTTTCTTCATTTTACTGATAATGTTGAGATTTCAAAGAATGTGCATCGTCAAACTTTAAGTCTGGCTGTAGGAAAAGCCAAAGGTTGCTGATACATCTCTCACTGGTGGAGAAGCGCAAACATTTGATGGTGATGGTGTCGTTGGTCCTGTAGATTTTTTTGCTGTATCAGATGGGATCTCTCAAAATTCCAGTAAAGGGGCCTCTGGATTTAATCTCAACCCAAGCTCTATGAACGGTATAATCTTGGAGTCATACTCTAAAAGTGAGCCGAATGAATTGGTATCCTCTTTGGTTGATGAGAATGTTGGTGCCAATGAGAACTTTTGTGAATTTAATGATGCATTTTCAGAATCTGGATTGAAACACAAATCAGTAAGTGAGTTTGATTTGAATTCTTTTTGCCATACACAATGTTGAATCTTTGGAAGAATGTGCTCATGCTTGCTTTTGTTTGCAGGAAGAGCCAAAGGTTGCTGATATTTCTCCTGCTGGTATAGAAGCACTTACTTCTAATCTCGATTGTGTGAGCAATCCTGAAGATTCATTGGTAGCATCAGATGGAATTTCTCCCAAATCTGCGGGATGGGAATTTGGATTTGATTTCAATCGGACTTCTTTGGATCAAGATGACATGATCTCTGGATCTTATTCTAAAAGCAAACAGAATGGTTTTAACTCCTCTCCATTTGCTGGGAATGATGAATCTGGTGAGAACTTTGGGGAATTCAAGGATGCATTCTCAGAAACTGTTTCGAAGCGTGAGGTTATGTATCATTTTGATTTGATTCTAATTTTTTACCTTGTTATGTAAGCAGAGAATGTGGATGCTAAAAATTTAGTTTGGTTGTTGTAGGAAAAGTCCAAGGTTGTTGATTATTCTCCTGCTGGTGTAGAAGCACCTGGTTTAAGTGGCGAAATCCAGGTAGTATATTCAGGCTATAGgcttattttattgaaatctaTAGATTAAGTTTCCTTCAGTTCAAAATGTTGTGTGCAGAAACAATGGTCGAAGCTCGGGGGGGTTGGtttaaaatgatattgatgtttcTTGTTGGTTTGGATGATGCCGGTCTACCAAGGCAATCCTTAGCATATATGTCACTGCAACACAATTAAGATGATGTTGATTTTTAAGCATATATATGCTGCCTCGATGTTGATCTGTTCTCTTTGCTGATATATGATTCTTTCTTACAAAATTTGTTCGTCTTTTGAAATTTTAGTAGTATTGGTAATGCTTTACGCTTTCATTATCAAACACCTTTTCTTCTAGTTCTGTGACCATCTTTTATCTTATTCTTGCCAGAGGAATGGCATAAGGTCTGAGAATCACAGGGAACCCTTGcccataaatattttcagtgatAGAGAACTAGGTTCGGAGGAACCCTCAATCCTTCAAGATGTTTCTACTGTCACACCCACTTCCAACCTGAGAGATGGCATTAAAATTCCTAGTTCTAATGTATCTATCAATGATCTAATATCAAGTTTATACAGTCAAGCTGAGGAGAATGCTTCTGTTAATCATACACCAATAGCAAGTGACCATGGGATGCATTCCAGCACAACACTATTCGAATCTGATTTAATCACCAGTGCTGATGATTTTGATGATGGTTCCTGGGATTTTAAGACTGCCGCATCTGGAACCAGAACTGAAGATAGAACTTCTGATATTGATCTTGGAGATTCACAGAAACCACTTTCTACCACGTTAGAGCTAAATGATTATGTGGATTTCTATAACACATTAAAGGATGAACTGAGCTCAGTTGCAGTATTTCATCTTGACAATCTGAAGGTTGGTAAAcctattaagattttttttttttaaaaaaaaaaattgtttatcaCTTTAATATTGTGAAAATGCAAATTGTAGAAAGATCAAAGAACTGCTGTTCTTTCTGGCGAAGAGGCAAAAGCGAAATCTCTTGATGAGGAAATCCAGGTTGGTGACTGTACTTGGTCATATACATTTGTAagccttataaaaaaaatatatttataacctGCCTTacttatagaaaaatatattcaaaatgtCTCTTTAGCTTATGTTTTGAGTATGCACTACTTTTTTGtctaagtaaaaagaaaaaaaaaaaaaaaaaaaagagtatgcaCTACAAAAAAGCTAAATAAACTTGCGTGGAAGCTTATTAAGTAACTTGGCTTTTTATCTTGAATGCATAAGAAActcatttaatatgattatgACTCCTAGAGGTTGGGTTCTCTCTCCTTAATCACTCATACAAGCAGATTTATGAGTGAATATTGTTGTCATCTCATTAACTTTCTTTCTTATAGCTCTCACTCTCTTATtacgtattaaaaaaaaaaagctctctctctcacacatagTCAGTAATGCAAGACTATTGAatatttttctccttattttgaACTtggttttctaaaattatttaatttgtgcTTTAAAATTATCATTATAAATCCATTGAGCTAAATTTCTATATGGTTCTGAACTTTGTTGTCATTTACTGTTGCTTTCTGTCGTAGAAATTCTATAATGAACTGCACAAGGATAATCTGATCTCGAAAGAAGTCTGGTCAGAGGATCTATCAGCAAGAGCGATTCACTTCAATGAATTTCTTGACATTTTGCTGGAACCCAAGTTCCAAGTGCTTGAATCAGAATATCAGATGTCAAGAAGATTGACATTGGTATGCATCTTTCGTATTGATTTTTTATGAAGAACTAGAAAACATCGATACTACAGCTGAAAGCTTCAATATTTGAAAGTTACCTGTTAGTTTTATTCTCTTTCGATATACAATATGAGTTGACATAAATAACATCAGAAACTTGTGAACTGCATAAATTTGTTAGTATTATGGTAAGTACATGTGGGATTTTCTTAACTCTAAGATTGAAACCATGATTGATCTGCTGCTGGTGATATATAAGCTGTGGCTTCTTTTTCCAGCCAAGTAAAGATATGTTTATGCAGTGCTATatcttcttttgataagtaagaagtttgtttcattgatatgaatgaaaataggcatagcccatgtacacatgGAGTCTACAAAAGAAAACGCCcaaatacattctaaaaacGCTAAATTAGGGATAAGAAATAATGTACACTATCTCCATTAAggacaatggctgaaaaccataggagtaaagtatgtagaaaaaaattctgaagctccgCTATTGttcgctccctatcttcaaagcaccatGCATTGCTTTCCATTCCAAGTataccacataatgcacaacggGATCATCTTCTATGCTGCTGCTACCTGGGAACAACCTTGTAGACCCTTCCAGCAAGCAAGCAGGTCAGCCACCTTTgccggcataacccaagcaacatccaCTCTACTAAATATCCCATTCCACAGCTCTCTCATcccctcacaatgcaataatagatggtccactgattctccatttttttgcacaaataacaccaatccatcacaatgaggCCCCTCTTCCTTAAGTTATCCATGGTTAGAATATTCCCAAGGGCAGCAGTCCACACAAAAAAAGCCACTTTGGAAGGTACGCAAGACCTCCTAATGCTTTTCCACTGGAAAGATACATTACCTTGTGATgccaatattttataatatgtcttGACTGAGAACTTCTTGCTGCCCCTGCACCTCCATTGTAACCT
This genomic interval from Juglans microcarpa x Juglans regia isolate MS1-56 chromosome 4D, Jm3101_v1.0, whole genome shotgun sequence contains the following:
- the LOC121259122 gene encoding uncharacterized GPI-anchored protein At5g19250-like, yielding MAALLKLSLPIIILLILHGMPFLSYSDGCGDDKEEKQLFKDINSYRESVLYLPVFIPNAKAACLADKIADQLKKDKPCLDAHSYRYTPDNNRRLNSTFKDFDKLLSRCHINVNTTADGAILPVCVAKLDETTVLNNYRNSQYGRYLKDSNFTHAGIGSDDDWIVVILSTNTSTGSFSGAPISLAPSFLGMVIASLFSCLLLINIVFV
- the LOC121259671 gene encoding uncharacterized protein LOC121259671, which codes for MADDDDDESFGDFHFASFPNPAAHFASTIVKGTNASTSSSPSPFSWGEFITTPKHELPSGATHPIYPPNNNSFSKTDPREPDRIEPGTAQWVKPTGVLPLSIFGEFEEELTEERGFGASVIVNNKKSDSGREGSNSSVNDLITNLYSQNQQIKTQKGSSLNSNESDFSTNGSNLSINRLDSNSNGLGSDLADGNDGLDDDNDDDGWEFKVAEPEAQIGNGDSKVEPKVQESAEGARTFGFSNGVHDPGDLFVVSNGTSNSSGEWGFGFDFNSSHLTKQDGFITGLLSQSKVNDTASGMTSSEPNKKVDSVENFWEFQDAFPETGSKYKLEKPKVADTSLTGGEAQTFDGDGVVGPVDFFAVSDGISQNSSKGASGFNLNPSSMNGIILESYSKSEPNELVSSLVDENVGANENFCEFNDAFSESGLKHKSEEPKVADISPAGIEALTSNLDCVSNPEDSLVASDGISPKSAGWEFGFDFNRTSLDQDDMISGSYSKSKQNGFNSSPFAGNDESGENFGEFKDAFSETVSKREEKSKVVDYSPAGVEAPGLSGEIQRNGIRSENHREPLPINIFSDRELGSEEPSILQDVSTVTPTSNLRDGIKIPSSNVSINDLISSLYSQAEENASVNHTPIASDHGMHSSTTLFESDLITSADDFDDGSWDFKTAASGTRTEDRTSDIDLGDSQKPLSTTLELNDYVDFYNTLKDELSSVAVFHLDNLKKDQRTAVLSGEEAKAKSLDEEIQKFYNELHKDNLISKEVWSEDLSARAIHFNEFLDILLEPKFQVLESEYQMSRRLTLAEKDLKSAIELLNDVESTLAILKLGTMEEQQYYVSTWSSILSVCAHELKHGASIWKQSLQKNVRSQILSEPEGKRCILALGEIYRVVEVLGASTKVYKPWIFSTSGIATGLYGLLSECYSIWASSGLEDALKSISDRIDFQHEGTIKALLESIKFIHDIDAVALQNHVFSGQPICRLSALTAGTVPGLKLVVWNGEHYFLTLANLWANLISTDPPKLPQIHGS